CGACTCACGCCGGAAACGTATATTTCGGAGTAGCTTTCGCCTTGTCTGATGGAAATGGTGAGGTGGACAGACAGCCTCCCGATCGTAAGGCCTTGGAATATCTCAAGGCAACAAACTGGCATGTGAAGGCACAGGGCGAAACTTCGAAATTCTTTGTGGGCTCTCAGCCACTGCTCACTTTTTCCGGCCTCGCCACAGCATCCAGGGGGGTGGGATTTCTAAGTATCCAAAGTGACATGGATGGTGTCTTCCGGCGTGCTCCGCTGCTGGTGAAATATGAAAAAGGCTTTTATCCCAGCCTGCCATTTCGCGTTGCCTGTGATTATCTCGGAGTTTCATCCGAAAACATTGTCATCGGTTCCGGGAAGATCGTTCTGAAGAAAGCCCATAAACCGCAAGAAAAAGAGATTCATGATATAATCATTCCCATTGACGACCATGGCAACATGCTGATGAATATTATAGGTCCGTGGGAAGCGATGAAGCATTATAATTTTGCCGATGTTTATCGTGCCTCGGATGATCCCCTTGAAATGGAACTTTGGAAAAAAGAATTGAAAGGAAAAATAGTTGTAGTTTCCGATGTTTCCACTGGTTCTACAGACATTGGTCCCGTGCCGACGGACATCAATTTCCCTTTAAGCGGTCTTCATGCAAACGTCATTCATACTATTTTGACTGAAAACTTCTTGAAGGAGCTTTCAGAAGCTCAGATGACTTTGTTGGAAATGGGGATTGGGGTCTGTCTTGTGATCCTCGCCATTTGTCTCTCCCCCATAACTTTCGTCATGGGAAGTGTGGGATTGGCTGTGGCTTACAGTTCAGCTGTGGCTCTAAGTTTTTTTCTCGCCGGCACCATACTGCACTTGGTGCGCCCCCTTTTTCTCATAGGAATTTCAACAGCCCTCATCACTGCCTACCGCTATGTCAGCGAGGAAAAAGAAAAGCTTGTCTTACGCAAGTCCTTCGAGGCTTATTTCCCACCTTCCGTCGTCAAGAAGATTATGGCCAACCCGGAAATGATATCCAACAAGGGGCAGAAAAAAGAACTGACGATACTTTTCAGTGATATTAAAAGTTTTACCACTTATTCCGCATCTCTCACTCCCGATGAGATACGGAGAGCCCTCAATGAATATTTTGAGGCAATGGTCGAGATTGTCTTTAAATATGAAGGCACAGTGGACAAATACATCGGTGATGGCCTTATGGTGTTTTTTGGAGATCCTGAACCCCAGAACGACCATGCATTGCGTTGTGTTCGTTCAGCTATCGAAATGCAGAAAAAAGTCAGAGAATTGAAGCAAAAGTGGGAAGGAGAAGGGGGGATACCCCTTCAAATTCGCATCGGGATCAATACGGGTGAGGTTGTGGTGGGCAACATGGGGTCGTCCAAGCGTCTTTCTTATACAGTGCTTGGTTCGGCGGTGAACCTGGCACAACGTCTTGAATCCAATGCTCCCGTAGGAGGGATTCTCATTTCAGACCGCACCCATGAACTGGTTAAAGGCAAAGTGCCCACCGGTGATTTAAGAGAAATTCAGGTGAAGGGAATAGATATGCCCGTGAGAGTCTGCGAAGTCTATGTTGAATGAAGAGGTGGGCAAAGTGGAATTTTACCCACCCGACGGTAGAACTTTTATTTTCAAGAAATGGTGTTGAGTTCCTTCTCTCTTGGGAACAAGGGCAGGTAGCGGTAAGAAAGGGATAGAATCAGCGCACAGTAAGCGAGCATTGCAATGATGGGAGCCCATTCGTATATGGTGGGGACATAGACTTCCCATTTATCGAAAGGCATCACGGGGGTTGCCAGGGTCTGGACCGTCATTACGAAACGATTGATGATAACGCCGATACAGACCAGCAGGAAACTGCTAAAGACGATGAAATGGTTTTGCCTGCCCCTGGAAGCCGTCAAAAGGATTGCGGGCAGCACTCCACAAAGGATGATCTCGGTAAAGAGGAGCCACATGCCGTAAGGCGCCCGGTAATAATCGCCCAGCTTGAAACCCAGTTCAGGAGAGAGAAAGAAGGCCCAATAGACTGTGTCGGCGATCTTCAGAAGAATATAGATGGAAAGAAGCGTACCGACGATTTTGGAGATGAGTTCGTATACACTTCGATCCACCAATTTTTTGCGGGTGACGATTTCCATCGAACGGCAAACGAGTGCAGTAAACGCAGGGCCGGAAGCGATGGCGGAGAGGATGAAGAGGAAAAAAGTCCAGGGCCAGACAAAAAAGCCGGTCCGGTAGGCGAAGGGACGCGCAAAAAGCACGCCGGCCACACCTCCAAGAGAACCCTGATGGAAGAAACTCAAGAAGGTTCCGGTGAGAGCAAAAATGGCCATCATGTCGTGTAGAGTGTGCCCGAAGATGCGTACCGGATGAATAGCATCCAGCTTACGGTTCTTGAGAACAATAGGAACATACTCTATGACCAGAACGATGGCATAACAGGTGATGCAAAAGATCACTTCCGTCAACATGGAATGAACATTGGCATGCCAGTAGCCAAACCATCCGCGAAGAGGCTGCCCTATTTCCAGAAGCAATACGGCAAGTGCTCCAGTATAGCAGACAAACCCCACGATGACCGCAAGATTGATGATCTTGTGAAGTTCTCTAAGCGCGGGGAAAAATCTCGATAACCCGTAATATAGGAAGCCTGAAAAAAAGGCGCCGGCTCCCAGTGCGATGATGGCCAAATCTGCCGTAATATAAAGTCCGAATCCAAAATGGTTATTCAAACCCGTAACGTTCAGCGCCTGTATGAGGACAACCACTCCTGCGTATACTCCCCATCCTATGAGAGCGGCGAGTACCAGAATCCAGATCCCAAACGCAGGAAGCGAACACCGCCTAACTCCTTCGGGAATCAACGCCTTATCCATTATATATATCCCTCGCATTTCCATTGTGATATTAGGTTGAGTCTGTAGATGCAAAAACATTTATGCTTTTACATACTCTTATGCTTATGCTTTCAGCTTTGCTTTTTTGCCCGCCATGCCGGGGGGAGTCACCCGATCTAAAACCCCTTGTCCGCCTGCTTTC
This region of Desulforhabdus amnigena genomic DNA includes:
- a CDS encoding adenylate/guanylate cyclase domain-containing protein, with product MSTNSRKKNGVAVTLIVTSFFMARLCFLLLPHIFEPWNAKAIDQLFMLRSSYDFLQPTYDNTIVHVDLNNTTIQKFNNFYLNRSHYARVIRNLGEMGTAMQAYDFIFAAPSNELDDAALIDATTHAGNVYFGVAFALSDGNGEVDRQPPDRKALEYLKATNWHVKAQGETSKFFVGSQPLLTFSGLATASRGVGFLSIQSDMDGVFRRAPLLVKYEKGFYPSLPFRVACDYLGVSSENIVIGSGKIVLKKAHKPQEKEIHDIIIPIDDHGNMLMNIIGPWEAMKHYNFADVYRASDDPLEMELWKKELKGKIVVVSDVSTGSTDIGPVPTDINFPLSGLHANVIHTILTENFLKELSEAQMTLLEMGIGVCLVILAICLSPITFVMGSVGLAVAYSSAVALSFFLAGTILHLVRPLFLIGISTALITAYRYVSEEKEKLVLRKSFEAYFPPSVVKKIMANPEMISNKGQKKELTILFSDIKSFTTYSASLTPDEIRRALNEYFEAMVEIVFKYEGTVDKYIGDGLMVFFGDPEPQNDHALRCVRSAIEMQKKVRELKQKWEGEGGIPLQIRIGINTGEVVVGNMGSSKRLSYTVLGSAVNLAQRLESNAPVGGILISDRTHELVKGKVPTGDLREIQVKGIDMPVRVCEVYVE
- the qrcD gene encoding menaquinone reductase integral membrane subunit QrcD, with translation MDKALIPEGVRRCSLPAFGIWILVLAALIGWGVYAGVVVLIQALNVTGLNNHFGFGLYITADLAIIALGAGAFFSGFLYYGLSRFFPALRELHKIINLAVIVGFVCYTGALAVLLLEIGQPLRGWFGYWHANVHSMLTEVIFCITCYAIVLVIEYVPIVLKNRKLDAIHPVRIFGHTLHDMMAIFALTGTFLSFFHQGSLGGVAGVLFARPFAYRTGFFVWPWTFFLFILSAIASGPAFTALVCRSMEIVTRKKLVDRSVYELISKIVGTLLSIYILLKIADTVYWAFFLSPELGFKLGDYYRAPYGMWLLFTEIILCGVLPAILLTASRGRQNHFIVFSSFLLVCIGVIINRFVMTVQTLATPVMPFDKWEVYVPTIYEWAPIIAMLAYCALILSLSYRYLPLFPREKELNTIS